CCGGTCACGGAAATTTGAGCGACCCTGAGCAACATCTTGATCTGTTAATGAAACTCAGACAAAATCCATCCTTTGATCACTTCTACAAATCACGTTATATAGATTTAATGAATACAGTATTCTCCTGTGATTATATGCTTCGTACGCTCGATAGCACTGTTGCAGTTATTGATCCTGAAATGGCGCAACATGCTACAAGATGGTTCGGTACATATGCAGGATGGCAGGCAAATGTTGCACGCTTGAGAAGTTTTATTGAAAGAAGATGTCAGGCAATGCCGGCCGGACTTAATAGTTGTTACTCCTTGAATGGGCCTTATCCGTTAACGATAAATGCAACTCCAATTGGTACAGGAACTGTAGATGTAAACTCATTAACTATTACTGATTTTCCATGGACAGGAAATTATTATGGCGGCATTGAAGTAAATCTTCAGGCAAACCCTGATGGTTTCAATGACTTCTACTTTGACCGATGGGAGACTACACAAGGTTCTGCAATATTACCGGGCTTGACTTCGCCGCTCGTTCAATTAAGCTTGACAGGCAGTGACACAGTAACTGCCTATTTTGTTCAACATACAGTTGACATACCTACACTCGATAAAAATACTTTCAGTGCGAATGTCTATCCGACAATTTCCAGTGGAGTTGCAAATATTGATTTTAATTTAACTCAATCAGAAGACATAAATATAAAAGTGACTTCGATTTCAGGAAGAACGATCTGGTCGGCAGTAAAAGACAATATGAGTGCAGGACAATATTCAGTGCAAATCAACCTTACTGAGAAAAATATTTCTCCGGGTGTTTATGTTGTTTCAATCAACTCGAAAAAACAAGCTATTAACTTTAAATTAATCTATTCAAACGAATAATTAATAACTAATAACTAAAAATGGCGGTCTCGAAACAATAGGTTTCCGGACTGCCATTTTTCACTTTTCACTTTTCACTTTTCACTTTTCATTATTCATTTTCTCGGTCTTCCTGGACCGCGACCATTTTTGGACGACTTCGCAGGTCGTCCGGGTTTTCTTCCCGCAATTTTTGATTTAACAGTAGTAAGTTTTACAGATCCTACCGGACGACCCCTACCTCTCTTTGGCCCGAAAAGCGCTTTACTCTTCATCAACATATTAAGTTTGGACTCGATACTACGCAGTGAGTCAACTAATTCTGTCATGCCATCTACTAATGAACTTTTTGTTTTTGGTCTTGCCATTAATTTATTAATTTAAATATTTAACAAAGGTAATTACAATTTCCTTTAAATTAAGTGTAAATCTTTTCTCAATAGTTAAAGTAATAGTATTCTTTGTAAAATATTGATTTAGAATTTCAATGAATTAAAAGCAAAAAGTATACCCCGAAATTTTAATGAATAATTAATATTGAATAATATAGGGCACCGGAGAAAATGTTGACTTCACAGGAACTGCCAATTATTAATCATTTATTATTTATTATTAAATGGCTTTATAAACTTTCGTGTCCTGAATTCTTTTATAAAACGCCGGAGTTTTTACAGGAAAGCGATATCCTATATTAAGAAAAGTAGAAACGTATACATTTGTAACATCGAACATTGACAATCGATAATTATTGCCATCTACAATATTTTGAATACTTATAAAAAATTCTTTAGAATTGAATCCAAACGATGACCGGAAATCAAATGCGCTAACCTGAGACCGCCAGATATTTAAACTTTTATTGGTTTCTGATGATTTTGTAATAATGTGCTGTTCTTCTAAACCCAATGTAAACAAGACATTTATAAATGCTCTTTTAAAAATGGTCAGAGTATGAGTATATCCGACTCCGGCAGTAACTGCTGTCACATTGAACATATTCAGTTTTTTCCAATCTCCATAATAATCCTGAATGTAAGTCGGCACAATTGACGGCGAATTGAGACTGTAATGATATAAATTGGTAGCAACTATAAACGAACCGGCAGATTTTAATTGTCTGACATTGTTTACATATGCTGCTCCATATGAAAATCTTTTTTTTCTGTTTAGAAAATAAAATGCTTTTGCTCTCAAGGAGCGGTTGACCAAATAAGAATTCTGAAAATATGCAGAGCTGTCTGTAAAATCAGGAATATAATTAACTGAATTGATATCGTAAAATCCTTTATAGGAACGCAAAGATCCTTCAATCCTTAACTTTACTCCCGTGATCGCAAAACCTAATTGTGAATAATTTGTTCTTCCTTTTCTAATTCTTTCATCCTGATTTATTGGAGATCTAAAACCAACAAACAATGAAATTTTATCATAGAAAAAACCAATACCGGTTACGTTCTTCGCAAGTGTTGAATAACGGATTGGCGAAAGACCTGAAGTGTCGATTGACATTTTTTGGGTAATGTCAATCTGATATGATGGCTTACTCTGAAAAATGGAGAGCCCTAGCTTTGATGGATATTTGATTGCATATAAAGTATCAAACTGAGCAAACGAATTTAAACTGCTTGTTGTCAGAATGAAAATTAGAATTAAACTTTTTGCAATAAATTTCAATTTGCTCATAGGGACCCAAGATAATTATTTCTATCCCGGGTACCTATTGAACAACAATTAATTTATCAATAATATTTTTGACTTTACAACATCGTTGTAGGGCAAACATATTCAGAAAGAATTAGTCTGTCGTTTTGTTTAATTGAATTAATTCCTCCATCGACATTGATCAGGTTTTTAAACCCACGGGAATTAAGAATGGAAATAAAAATTACAGAACGATACCCTCCGGCACAATGAACATAATATGTCTTGTGTTTTTCTACGAGTGCCATACTATCATTCACATAATCCAATGGAGCATTGATAGCACCAAGAACATGCTGGCTGTCGAATTCACTTTTCTTGCGAACATCCAGAATATTAATATTGGCATTTGAATTTAATCTGGAAAGCATTTCAACATTTATTGTTTCCATTGATTCCAAGTTCTTTCCTGCTTTTTCCACGCCTGAATTCCTCCATCCAAAAATCCAATACATTTATCGTATCCAACACGTGCCAATCGCGTAATGACTTCTTCCTCCCGTCCCGGTTGAGCTATGATAAGAATTTTCTGATCTATTCGTGGGATCAAAGCTCCTACCCATGGTGCAAAATCCCCATCAATTCCGATAAATACTGAACCAGGAATATGTTCTTTTATAAAATCGTTCTGATGACGGGTATCCAGAATTAATGCTTCTTCCAATTCAGCAACCAATTCAAATTTTTCAGGATCGTAACCTGTCATTCCTCTTGCTAATACTGTTTCAAAACTTTCATAACCTGATTTATTCAGACCAACATTGAAAGGGAAATACCCTGGCGGTGGCATAAGACCTGTTGTTACCTTCTCAATAAATTCTTCCTTTGTCAGCTTAGGGTCTAATGCATAATTGGTTTTCTTCTGGTGCCCAAGAGTGTCGAAAGTTTCTTTACTCAAAGATTTTCCACAAGCACTACCTGCGCCGTGGGCAGGATAAACTATAACATCATCATTTAATGGCAGTATTTTATTCTTCAGCGATTCAAACAACAAACCTGCTAACTCTTCACGAGTCATGTTAGCAGCCTTTTGCGCAAGATCGGGCCGGCCTACATCTCCAATGAATAAAGTGTCTCCACTGAATAAAATTTTCTCCGCACCATTTTCATCTGTCAACAAATAGCATGAGCTTTCCATTGTATGTCCGGGAGTATGTAATAGCTTCAATTTAATTTTTCCGATTCTGAACTCTTCATTGTCCTTTGCAACATGTGCCTTGAATGAAGGTACTGCCGTTGGTCCAAAAACAATTTCAGCTCCACTCTTTGCAGAAAGATCCACATGACCGCTTACAAAGTCAGCATGAAAATGTGTTTCGAAAACATACTTGATCTTCGCTTTCCCCTTTTCAGCACGATCAAGATAGGGCTCAATTTCACGCAACGGATCAATAATTGCCGCTTCGTTTTCAGATTGAATATAATATGCACCTTGTGCAAGGCATCCTGTATAGATTTGTTCGACTATCATTTTAGTTTCTTTTTATAGTACAAAATTACAACGACATATCTTCTTGTGGTGACCTTTGTTACATTTTTTATGATTTACATCAATTTCTCAGGAAATTTGAGTTGTTTTTTACACAACTAAATTTGTAATATTTAAATGTAACCGTTTTTATTTATGCATGATTTTTACTGATTTTAAGTATAACTGTTGGATTTCATGAAAAAAATCGAGTCCGCACCCTTTATGACTGCTGTAAGCAAAGTGACTTTTTACTATAACTCCTGAGCATTCTAATGGTTAAATGGGTAAAAGTGTAAAATCGGGAAAATCGTTAAAGTAATTTCCGATTACGATTTCAGAAATATCTGAAATCAAAAAGAACATAAGGAATGAAACAGAAAATTGAAATCAGACTAAAAGTCTCTTTAAGAAGAGTTGCATGGATAGCATCAACCCTAATTGTATTACTGGCAATTGGTCTAACATTATTTTTTAATTTTTCTTCAAAAGACAAAGCGTATGCAGCAGTCTCCGGAGAATATCGTTCAAAAGCATCAGGAAACTGGAATGCAACGAGTACATGGCAGCGATTTAATGGGTCATCATGGGTGAATGCTTCAGCTTCACCAACTTCATCAGATAATATCATAACAATACTTTCCGGACATACAGTTACAATTACCGGGAATGTCACAGCGGATCAAATCGTAGTTAATAGCGGCGGAACTCTCGTTCAGAATTCAGTTACATTAACATTGAACAATGGGACAGGAACAGATCTGAATGTTTCAGGAACCTACAGAAATGGCGGTACAGTTACTATAAACTCAGGAGCAACAATTTCATATCAAAGCGGAGGAAAGTATCAGCATAATTTTTCTACAAGTCCTGGAACAATTCCAACTGCAACCTGGAACAACAATTCGACTTGTGAAATTATGACGTATACT
The nucleotide sequence above comes from Bacteroidota bacterium. Encoded proteins:
- a CDS encoding DUF4421 family protein, with protein sequence MKFIAKSLILIFILTTSSLNSFAQFDTLYAIKYPSKLGLSIFQSKPSYQIDITQKMSIDTSGLSPIRYSTLAKNVTGIGFFYDKISLFVGFRSPINQDERIRKGRTNYSQLGFAITGVKLRIEGSLRSYKGFYDINSVNYIPDFTDSSAYFQNSYLVNRSLRAKAFYFLNRKKRFSYGAAYVNNVRQLKSAGSFIVATNLYHYSLNSPSIVPTYIQDYYGDWKKLNMFNVTAVTAGVGYTHTLTIFKRAFINVLFTLGLEEQHIITKSSETNKSLNIWRSQVSAFDFRSSFGFNSKEFFISIQNIVDGNNYRLSMFDVTNVYVSTFLNIGYRFPVKTPAFYKRIQDTKVYKAI